From a region of the Calliphora vicina chromosome 4, idCalVici1.1, whole genome shotgun sequence genome:
- the LOC135958314 gene encoding fibrous sheath CABYR-binding protein-like produces MTIAEEPADGPPADGPPKDDEKPADGPPADGPPKEDEKPADGPPKDDEKPADGPPADGPPKDDKPSEGGSPPAAGDKPTTKKPAGTTKKPAGTTKKPNKQPSEQELNKKREEIKKKQMAILKEQQAIKKQQLEKRKKQETVKKNQLAIIKKQEAVRKNQLAYIKKQDENFKIQENNMNKLQAEIKKALAEKKRLDALLKKQNANRQG; encoded by the coding sequence ATGACTATTGCTGAGGAACCTGCCGATGGTCCACCTGCTGATGGTCCACCTAAAGACGACGAAAAGCCAGCTGATGGACCTCCTGCTGATGGTCCTCCTAAAGAAGACGAGAAACCAGCTGATGGTCCTCCTAAAGACGACGAAAAACCAGCTGATGGTCCTCCTGCTGACGGTCCCCCCAAAGATGATAAACCATCTGAAGGAGGATCTCCCCCAGCTGCTGGCGACAAACCAACTACGAAGAAACCAGCGGGAACTACTAAGAAACCTGCAGGAACCACCAAAAAACCTAATAAGCAACCTAGCGAACAAGAACTAAACAAGAAACGCGAAGAAATCAAGAAAAAGCAAATGGCTATTTTGAAGGAGCAACAAGCTATTAAAAAGCAACAATTGGAAAAAAGGAAGAAGCAAGAGACTGTTAAGAAAAATCAATTGgccataataaaaaaacaagaggCCGTCCGCAAGAATCAGTTAGCATATATCAAGAAACAAGATgagaatttcaaaattcaagaGAACAATATGAATAAATTACAAGCCGAGATAAAGAAGGCTTTAGCCGAAAAGAAAAGATTGGATGCTTTgctgaagaagcaaaatgctAACAGACAGGGTTAG